ATTTAATTTGCAATCTGTAATATATTTACACACAGAAAGTAGCTGCTGTTACGGCCTCCGTATCTCATCCCCACCctttatttttggttggttcTTATCATCCCTTTTGGTGGATTGTGTGCCGTTTCAATCCTCGTTTTTTGCtcctttattaattattagttatgagaaattatatttacaatcgtaaataataattatttttaaaaaaataaataaaatatgatatctatataaaaaaaattaattttttaataataaatttcattcttttttaaaataaatatacaagatTTATACATTCTACAATTTTAAGTAGAATTACTCAttaattattagtattattgaGGCACTCCCTCTTAATTAAGGAAGCATTACATTCCTGAAATACCCTTGGTTTCTTGTCTTCTAGCCCCAACATATCTGGGACAAAGTTGTCTATTGGCAAGTGTGTCGCTGCATATTAGGGTTACTTTTTCTAGAATGGCAAATAAGACAAATATCAACAGAgagaaatacatataaaaataagtccTACCCTTTTCTTTATTCTTATAATAATAGAGGCTTTTAGGCTTAAGATTCAATCCTTAATGTCATTTCATTTGGCCGCATACGAAATCATTGCACTGTtggtaagttttctttttctactcttcttttatatatgtattttggcTTATTCTAAGTACTgtttcctctcattttcatcatctggGTTTGCTTTGTTATATTCTTATACCTATTATTTATGCTATTTTCTTAAGAATCTCTGATAgactataaataaatagaaaataaataaagaacagTGCTGTTTTCCATAGTATCTATGGTGggtcatatttatcattttttgatattatttgtaTGTGGCCACAAGAAAGAGCAAGGACAGTGCTGATTTTAAAATTCATGGTGGGGGGCTTTGCAGCAAAGAACGGTTTTTTATTAGTAATGAGagatatatttattagtaatgAGGACAAAGATCCGAACAAACgaacacaaacataaaaggtAAAGATGAATTGATCGGTCTTACGTTTTCTTGGTCGAAATCCTTTTATGTTATGAATTACTTTGATTTATTAGCCATAGCAGCGAGGGGGTGTGCGGTTGGAAGTTGCTCAGAGATGATTGTTGAAAGAGTTTCATCGTCTTGGCACAGCATATGAATTCGTAAATTAAACAGATAAGAAGAGGGTTGTCTGAAGCTGtggatgagataagatggaatgaaaattattttcaggaTTCATGAGAGATGAGACTCACGTAACCGTGTAAAGTGGATGTGGGAAGACAGAGACGATAGATTTGGCATATGGTGATTACAATGGTGGGACGCGAATAATGGTGTTGAGGCTGGTTTTCTGTAGATCCAGCATCAACGTTTCAACCATAAAgacaattataaaaaagttggaAAATTGGCATATTTGGCTGGGAGGAGAGGCGAAACGAGGAGAAGGGAACCCGGTACCGAGAGGTGCTGTAATTTGTAAAGTCAGCTGTGTTTTCTCGAGATGCTCTGGGTTGAGAGCTTTTCCTTGTCAAGGGctttggtcatttttttttttttttttttttgggcttagTAAGCtgcattaatttaaaaaaaacatataaaagtGCCAAGTCTTTAGTTACTTTACTCTAAAGAGGAGGATGCTTCTCACCATAGAAATTGAACGTTTGGCCCTCGGGTATCTTGACGAGGGGGGTATGCAGTCTATTGCCATACACTCGGAGTTTTTCTTGATTGATGGGCACTGCCCCAAAAACCGCAATTGTATCTTCTACAAGGGCAAATCTTTTCAGCCTGTGACGGTGTCAGATAACGAGGAAAAGGAGAAGATAGAAAAAAGTGCGTTGGACTTTGATCTGAGAGATAtccattatttaattttatgtctACACTGTTAAGTACGTATTAGATATCATAATATCTTTGGAATGTCAGGCAAGGTCATAGGCTATGTAGGCCTGTGAAGTCTGGATCAAAGGGGAGAAAGACAGAGAAATTGCTTTTTGTTCATGGGTCTTTATTACCATAGCCTAAAAGGGTGTTTTCTTTTTAGACTCTAGTCGAAAAGGCCTGAACTTTGATGAGTTCTTTTTGTTACGTCCTTAGTACTCTGGAGGAATTCATGTCAATGACAGCAACGCTGTACTATTTGgcttttattgggttttgaatcTCATCCTTGGTACTAGGAGTAATTTCATCAGCTGGACTCGTTGTGAATGTGATCAAAGTTGTCTGCCTTGCAGCTGCATTTTGCATGGTATTTGAATggttctttttccttctttctttctttctttctttaaagtCTCCAACTTCCCTTATCTTTACAAGATTGTCTTTATCTATTCACACTTCGGCTATTCCCATCTTTCCAGCTTCTGCATGAAGGTAAGAGTTTTTGGCAATATCTTTGATCGTTTTTCTTCTATTGAATCTTTTACTCTTCGTATGCCGTTGGTTTTACCTGCAATTGCTGGccttttcttgattttcaagtattcctttttttttttttctttcgtttcCTGCTCTCGCCTGTATTAATGTTTGCTCTGCAGTAAAGAAAGTAAATAGTGAAGTGGTTGGCGGTTGAACAGGGAAGGGCGGAGGAAGCTTGAGCTTGTGGGAAGGAGTAGACAATGGCATCGGCTTCTTGTGCCAGGAGTCCATTGCCCATGAAAGAAGCATCCTCTAACTATTCCCCTTACCCTCAACCTCTCGCAAAATATGACGATGTTGCAGCCAGTCCTAAGCTCTTCGTGGATACTTTGGAGAAACTTCATGCTTCCATGGGGACTAAGTTCATGTAATCTTTCTCTCCTTACCCCTTACCTCCCTCAAACTTATGCCATGACTCATTGATCATCATGTAACTAGTTTTCGTAGAAGAAGAAATACAATATGGAGTTAAGgttgttattgtttttttagAAGTGTAGTTAAGGTTattatgtacattttttttatggagttAAAGTTGTTACTTGAGCATGGAAGTATGCCGGTAGTCTGCTGTCATCATTTCTAGCTCAAGGATTTGTCGTAGTTTGTAGTTATTTATGTTGTTGCtccatctttgtttttttctctcctgTTAAGGTTAAATTTCCTTAGGTGGAGGCACCGTTAACTAGAGATCTCCTGTTAAGTTTTTAATGTGTAGTTTCTATTAGCGATACTCTTGATTAGGTCAAGACAACGGGTAGAATCTTTTAACATGCCATTGATAGGACAATGTGGTgctgcaaaataaataaataaaaaaatctaaaactctACTAATTTAGTGATATTAATGTCCATACATTGGATATTGACTACTTTCATATCTTGGACATCATGACATAGAAAGTTGTTCTTTTCGGATACCTTAATGGGACGTGGTTGGAGTAGTGGCTGAAGATAAAGATTTTCCTAGAATTGGCATATCACAAGCTGGCTGCAAACTGATTAAGTTTAcctaactattattttattattattattaaatttaattgtttagtCTTTCACGCtacaattgagtttttttttttaaatgttaacaGGACTCATTTGGATAcaaaactatttcaactcatctcatttcatcattacaacttttccaaatttccacacaaaatataataaacaattcaactttttcaaatcccaaaacattaataatattagaaaataatattttaacgatattttattcaactcatttaaaaccatctcatctcatctcattgttCAAACGAGcccaatataattattttgagacTTACAATATCAACTAATATGTGCACCCCTAGATTAGTTGAGAATttggcctcatttgttttcacaacaatCTAGGAGTTGTTTGTGCTATTATCACTTGCTCCATATGACTCATGCCAAGCATgtgttttctctttcttctccttGGCCTAGCTTATATTTTGTAAAGTTTTCTGGTTATccattgatattattttattattttgttttctttgtgcATTTTAATTGTAGGATTCCCATCATTGGAGGTAAAGAGCTAGATTTGCATCGACTTTTTGTGGAGGTAACTTCTCGTGGGGGTATTGAAAGGGTAAGATAAACAGTCAACAATAATTTAGTTGAGTGAGTTTGTAAATAATTTCATGTGAGTCATTCTTTGAGTGAACCGGTTGTCTGAAGGTTTGTATTCATCTTGTTTGTGATGCATTTTTTGGATTTGGTAATGCActtgatttttgtttaaaaatttggtTATGTTATTGAAAGGTTCTTATGTggataacataaaaaataacttgCGTTCATAAGTGATTTAGAATTAGTGGTGGTGTTTTTGGTCTTTACATAATTATAGAGATGGCCAATTGGTGAAgttgtttttatgtttattcTGTATTTAAAAGAGCAAGCCATCGCAATTTCTGTTTCATGTTTTCTAGTGTAACTTATTGCCTATCACAAGTTTTACTTGGTTGAAGGATTTTTTGCATCTATATAGAGGGTTATTGTATTAACCTATGGTAGCCTTCCTCACCTATGATATGTTATAGTCAACAATTCTTCTACCGCATGTGATATTGGTATTGTATTTCCAACCTTAGTGTCTGTATATCTGACTCTCCGCGGTCTGTATCACCTGATTTTCTGTATGGTATCTTTTTTATTACTTCTTTTAATGTGCTACCATTCTAAGTATTTTAAGCAAAGAAAGATTTACATTTGATTCCTCATTGACTTTAAGCTACATTTAATTTGCTGGGTGAAGTTTTCTTGTATGTTCTTCTCTTCTATGAAAATGATGTACAAAAGAGTGTAATGTTAATGCGAGATTGGGTATAACACATGGATACTGCTTTACTGCCATGGAAAGGCTTCAGTGTCCTACAAGgtgcattttttcatttttatttctaatcATGAACTTATGCTACCATAATTCCTTTTATCTCAAGTAACACAGCAATCTAACCTGAGAAGCCTGCCACAATATATACACAATAGATACATCAGATTATTAGGTGTTCAGTATTATCAGATTCTACCATAATACCTTTGAGTAGTCGTTCAGTATTTTTTATGTGTTCTCCCCAATCGATCTTTTCCTAATGTACACTGTggattagttttctttttttttttataagtaaaagaattaAATGTAAATGGTCCCTGTGGATTAGTTAGCATGTAGTTGCTTCTTATCTGGAAAAATGGAATTTGCAGATTATTAGGGAGAGAAGATGGAAAGAAGTGACTGCTGTTTTCAACTTCCCTTCAACGGCTACAAATGCGTCTTTTGTGCTGCGAAAGTACTATGTTTCATTACTTCACCACTATGAgcaaatatatttctttaaggCTCGGGGATGGGTTCCTATGTCTAATGGTGCGTCCATACAACAATCAGTCTTCATGAAAATACTTATTATTGGATTCAGTTTCATAATACACCAATCTTTGGCAGATTGTTTGATGAGCCCACCCAGAACTCCAGTTCCAGCATCAAGAACAGAATCCTTGCAGGCAACACCAGAAATCCAAgcagaaaaaagaataaatactgCAGAATTGGCAGGAGGTCTCTAtacttttcttctcattttcaattcCTAAAATTTGGGAGGAGAAAGAGGATAAATAGCTATATGGATCTGTACTATCAGCAATGAATCTTTGCCTCCAAAACCTGGtgtcttcttttattttatgcatGAGATCATTAGAATGCATACTTAACTTGTATAAGAGTGAAGAGGTGCTTATAAAAAATTGTCATGTTACATAATAAGTGATTGGTTACAAGCTATTAGCTGCTAAATCTACCGTGGTTTGGGgataaatatgtgtttttcgTTTGGATTACATCTGCTTTTATTGATGCCCTCCATGTTGAATATTTTGCATCTAATCAATTTAAGAactatttattgatattttatactGCATAGTTAAAACATTTGATTATGTGTCTTGGATGCTTTGTAAGTAGATAGACAAtggaaatggttttttttttcctgctttcCATTTGGCCTGCTATAAGAATGCTTCTTTTCGCTAGGGTTTTCCTCAATTAAGAACTATTTGTTGATATTTTCTACTGCATGGTTAAAACATTTGATTATGTGTCTCGGATGCTTTGTAAGTAGCTAGGCATCGGAGATGgttttgcttcttctttttttttttccgactTTCCCTTTGGCCTGCTATAAGAATGCTTCTTTTTCCTAGGGTTCTTCCCCAATTAAGAACTATTTGGTTTGGCCTGCTATATGAATGTTTCTTTTTGCTAGGGTTTTTCCTCAAGCTGTTACTGTTTCATGTATTATATGCCAATGAAATGGAATATTGGATGATTTTTCACCACACATAGGCTAATGATGCATGGCccttgtgatttatttttcggTATGTGGTGTGCATGTCTCATTGGATTTCACTTcggtttttttctatttataactaaACTTTTGTGCAAAACTTTTCATCTGTTTCTCCAAAGCGTTTCCTAATTCCAATAATGCTTAATTTGAGAATTTGAGGAAACAGTTGGTAATTAAAAGCCATTTACTCTCGTTTGTGTTTTGCAGCAACAGCAGCTTCAACTGTGGTAGGGGTCATCGATGGGAAATTCGAAAGTGGGTACCTTGTTACTGTCACAATAGGTTCAAAGAAGCTTAAAGGTGTCCTTTATCATGCACCACAGAACACCGTGCAGAAATTGCCACAGAACTATGGTGTCTTTGCTAGCAAAAATGACAGTGCTTCTGCTGTACCGGGAACCCATCGACGCCGCCGCAGgaagaaatctgaaataaaaAGGAGGGACCCGGCTCATCCAAAACCTAACAGAAGCGGCTATAATTTCTTCTTTGCAGAGCAGCACGCAAGACTGAAACCACTGCATCCAGGGAAGGACAGAGAGATTAGTAGAATGATTGGTGAACTGTGGAACAAGTTAAAAGAGTCTGAAAAGGCTGTAAGGACTAAGTTCTATCTTCCTACTTTATTACTATCAATTGCAcattccatctttttttttaatgaacatTCAATCTTATGTTTCCATTCAACTTTTGTAAATGCATTTCAGTACACattgaaatttgtgaatttcAGGTTTATCAGGAGAAAGCTTTTAAAGATAAAGAAAGATATAGATCAGAAATGGAGGAATACAAGGAGAGATTAAGGACTGGTCAAGTCATCAGTGATGCAGTGCCACTGCAACAGCGGCTTCCTGGACAGGATGTGGTAAATACACCTGACAATGCGGAGATTGAAGATAATGAGGAAGGGGAGTCTCCTCATACACCTGACAATGCGAGCTCAGATAATTGATTCTGAATATGATAAAGCGGGATATATCTCTAGAAGTAAGAGTAGGTGCTGAAGCTAGTAATGTGAATAAGGAGACCTTGCCTGAGGAGAGAGGATTTTGAACTACAGAAGATGTTGAAGACGATAACTTTGAGAAGGTTGGTGAAGAAATCGTTGGATTCTGAGGCTTAAAAAGAAACAGAGTACCGAGTGAAGAACATTGAAGTAGTTCCACGCAAGTTATAACTTATGAATGACTTTTGGTATCTAAGTGGGAAAAAAACTTAGGCTATACATTTTATCAGAGACTCCCGCTACCTAACAAAGATTGAAGTCTTTTTTCTACCCAAAATAGGTTTGTGTTTCTTTATCCAGTCGGCTTTTCCTTAAACCGTAGATGAATTCAGAAACTCTTAACTTTCATCCCTTTTTACAGCGTTAGTTTCTTCTATCTGTAAATTGT
Above is a genomic segment from Juglans microcarpa x Juglans regia isolate MS1-56 chromosome 1D, Jm3101_v1.0, whole genome shotgun sequence containing:
- the LOC121243044 gene encoding high mobility group B protein 15; the encoded protein is MASASCARSPLPMKEASSNYSPYPQPLAKYDDVAASPKLFVDTLEKLHASMGTKFMIPIIGGKELDLHRLFVEVTSRGGIERIIRERRWKEVTAVFNFPSTATNASFVLRKYYVSLLHHYEQIYFFKARGWVPMSNDCLMSPPRTPVPASRTESLQATPEIQAEKRINTAELAGATAASTVVGVIDGKFESGYLVTVTIGSKKLKGVLYHAPQNTVQKLPQNYGVFASKNDSASAVPGTHRRRRRKKSEIKRRDPAHPKPNRSGYNFFFAEQHARLKPLHPGKDREISRMIGELWNKLKESEKAVYQEKAFKDKERYRSEMEEYKERLRTGQVISDAVPLQQRLPGQDVVNTPDNAEIEDNEEGESPHTPDNASSDN